From the Deltaproteobacteria bacterium genome, one window contains:
- a CDS encoding flagellar FliJ family protein has product MSAGFRFRLDPLLRLRRFALRRRLSALGAVRRELAGGQAREAEARAEAARVERREGERLAGGLTAGAVRTGRQAIEAWRLRAAFAARDVLRLEGRAASLTEDVVRERAAAESLERLRARAERAWRAERERRLQRELDDVAAARWARGRLPS; this is encoded by the coding sequence ATGAGCGCGGGCTTCCGCTTCCGCCTCGATCCGCTGCTGCGCCTGCGCCGCTTCGCGCTGCGCCGGCGGCTCAGCGCGCTCGGCGCCGTGCGGCGCGAGCTGGCCGGCGGCCAGGCGCGCGAGGCCGAGGCGCGCGCGGAGGCGGCGCGGGTCGAACGGCGCGAGGGCGAGCGCCTGGCGGGCGGGCTCACCGCGGGTGCCGTGCGCACCGGCCGGCAGGCGATCGAGGCATGGCGCCTGCGGGCGGCCTTCGCTGCACGCGACGTGCTCCGGCTCGAAGGGCGCGCCGCATCCCTCACCGAGGACGTCGTGCGCGAGCGTGCCGCCGCCGAGAGTCTGGAGCGGTTGCGCGCGCGAGCCGAGCGCGCCTGGCGCGCCGAGCGCGAGCGCCGGCTCCAGCGCGAGCTCGACGACGTCGCCGCCGCCCGCTGGGCGCGCGGGAGGTTGCCTTCGTGA